Part of the Micromonospora rhizosphaerae genome is shown below.
GTGCCAGCCGGAACCGAGTAGCCGTCGATCTCGATGGTGTAGACGCCGGCCGCCGGGTTTGCCAGCGAGACCGCCTCCTCCGAGTCGCCGTCCGCGGAGCGGCCGACCTCGGTGGTGCCGCGGCGCACGTACAGGTCCAGGTCGGCGCCGAGGTCACTGGTCTTGCCGATCGCGACGTCGAGCCTGGTGGCGCCCTCGGGCACCGTCACCTCGTAGGTGAGCACCTCGTGGTTGGCGATGGTGGGGCGCTTGACCGCCGCGCTGCCCAGCGGGCCACCCTTGCCCGACACGGTGACCGGACCGAACTCGTTGGTCACCGTCCAGGTCACCGGGGTGGCCTGACCCGCGGTGACGCTCGGCAGTTCGACGACGGCCGGCTCCACCTTGACACCCTGGACGCGGGCGGTCAGCTGGAACGGGTTGTCGAGCAGCGGCGAGGTGCGCCGCGACTCGACCTCGATCTCCCAGACGCCCGGCATCGGGTTCTGGTAGTCCCGCTCCTCCGGCTTGCAGGTCGCCGGGTTGGAGAAGTTGGTGAAGCAGCCCAGGCTGGAGGTGCTCTCCACCGGGACGCCGTACGGGTTGAAGGCGATGAACCGGGTCTGCGACCCCGCCGCGACGCCCGACAGATTCACCTGCAGAGCCGACGCGCCAGCCGGAACGTTCACGAAGTAGGACGTGAACGAGTTGCGCTGGACCGATCCCTCCGTCGAGAACGCGTAATCCGGCTTCTCGACCGTGCTGGAGGCGACGATGACGGTGGACACCTCGAAGTCGATCACCGAGGTCGCCGGGTCGTCGATCGTCATGATGGCGCCGTGCGCGCCGGCCGAGGTCGGCTTGGCGGTGACCTCCACCGAGACGGTCTTGTTCAGCGGCAGCACGACCTGCGCCGGAGCGCTGAACGTGCCGTCGTTGCCCCGCAGCGTGATGGCGTGGGTGATCGCCGTCGCAGGCCCGCTCTTACGGGTCAGCTGGACCGTGTAGGTCTTCGACTCGCCAACCTTCTGCCCGCCCTTGTCCGCGCCACAGCGGTTGTAGAGCCCGGTGCCCCGGTCGGCCGTGGCCAGGTAACCGGAGAGCTCGGTGCAGACCGGCGCGACCGAGGTGTAGTCGCGGGTCTTGACGTCCTGGTCGAGCAGCTTCCAGGCGCCCGGCACGTCGAACATGCCATAGCCCTGGCCGTAGGTCGGCACGCCCTCGATCGGCTTCGCCGAGGTGTGGATCGCCCGGCGCAGGGCGGCCGGCGTGATACCCACGTCCTTGGCCTTGGCGGCCGAGAGCAGCAGCGCGGCGGCGCCGGTGGCCTGCGGTGCGGCCATCGAGGTGCCGTTGAACATCCCGTAGCCCGCCGGCAGCGAGTAGCCCGCCTCGGCGGCCGGGCTGCCGGCCTGCCACATCGGGATGCTGGAGATGGCCGAGCCCGGTGCGGAGATGCTGGGCTTCAGTCCGCCGTCCTCGCGGGGACCACGGGAGGAGAAGTTGAACAGGTTGTTCGCCTTCGACACCTCGGAGCCGTAGTTGGCGAGCCACGTCTCCTTGCTGACGCTCGCCGCGACGCTCACCACGTCGGTGGCGACGGACGGGTCACCCACGGTGTTCAGGCCGGGACCGGAGTTGCCGGCCGAGATGAACATCTGGACGCCGTAGTCGTTGATCAGCCGGTCGTAAAGGCGCGCCCGGGCGTTGTTGGCGTCGTTGAGGGCCGGCAGGCCGCCGATCGACATGTTGATCACGTCGACCTTGCGGTTGACCACCAGGTCCACCATGCCGTCGGTCAGCGCCGCGGCGGTGCAGCCGCCGTTGAACGCGCAGGCGCGGGAGGAGACCAGCTTGGCGCCGGGAGCGGCACCGTCGAAGTTGGAGTTGCCGAGCAGGTCGTTGGCGGCGGTGATGCCGGCGACGTGCGAGCCGTGCGCGCCCGCGACGATGCCGATGTTTACGAAGTCGGCCTTCTGCCCGACGTACGCGCCACCGTACGGGCTCAGGTCGACGTCCTCGCGGTACTCGACCACGAACGCCATCTGCTCGCGCACGCCGGTGTCCGGGTTGTCCTTGCCGAAGTGGCCGACCTGGAACTTCTCGCCGTACGGCCGCATCACCGGGTCGTCGGTGAAGTCACGGTTCTGGTTGGCGTCGACCCGGATGTCGTGACTGTTCGGGTCGTAGAGGATGCCGAAGACGTCGGTCTTGTCGCCGTCCCGATTGACGTCGCCGGCCACCTCGGGCGGGTTGCCGCCGTCCGTGGTGGACTCGGAGAAGCGGTTGACCAGCCAGCTGCCCTTCGGCGCGGTCCAGGTGCCGTTCGCGTAGCTGAACGTGGGTCCGCTCACCTTGGTCAGCATGGCGCGCCAGCTGCCGTCACCGTCGTAGATCGGGTCGGTGGCGGTGACCCAGTCGACGATCTTGCGCTCGCCGGTCGTGGTCTTCTGCAGGGCGGGGTGGTCCAGGTCGATGCCGGTGTCCATGATGCCGATGGTCACGCCGCGGCCGTCCCACTCGGGGTGGGCTTCCTTGAAGGCGACCGCGCCGGTCTCGTTGGTCGGCATGTAGGCGTTCGCTGCCGGGGTGTCCGCGCCGGGGCCGGCCACGGTTGCCGTCGCGTCGGCGCCCGCGGCGGACTGCGGCCGCGGATCGGGAATGGTGAGCGTCTCGTTGAGGTCGACGGCGATGATGCCGGGCAGCTTCGCCGCCTTGACCACTGCGCTGGTGGGGACGCTGACCCGGACGTAGCCCACCTCGTCGAACTGCTTGACGACCTTGCCGCCCAGCTTCTTCAGGCTCGCGGCGACGGCGTGCGCCTGGCCCTTCTCGGTCGCGACGATGAGCGTGACGTTCGTCTCGCCCGCGGCTTTGGCCTTGGCGAGCAGTTCCATGTCGTGCGAACCCAGCGTGTCGGCGGGGGTGGTCTTGAGCCGCTGGGCGTCGGATACCGGTTGTGCGTTCGCGGTTGCGGTGCCGCCGGTGGCGAACCAGAAGGCGCCGGTGGCGGTCAGGGCCGAGGTCAGCAGCACCGCCGAGGCGCGCAGACTCCGGCTGGGGGGTTTGCTCACGATCTCTGTCCTCCGTGGGGAGAGCAAGGGGTGCCCTGGACGTGCCGGGGGCGCATGTGACGGGATCTTTCGGGTCGCACGCGCCGCTGTCACTACTCCAGCGATCGTTTGTGACCGGGTCGTGACGTAGACGACCGGCCCCGTAACAATGGCCCAGATAGTTGCGCGACGGCAATAGAGCTCAGTCGAAACCGCCTGTCGATCGTCTACTTCCGACCCGTCCTATCGGCTGATAAGGACGTCGATTGCGTCAAGCCGGACGATCATGGCGGAACTCCGAAAGTGCTGGAGATAAGGCATCTCCGGTCAGCTCGGGCGCCTGCGGCTGTCTCGGCGCCAGCTCCACCTGGGCCGGCGTCACCAGCTCCTGGTCGGAGACGCCGAGCTCGGCCAGCTTGCGCGCGCTGACCAGCACCCGCGCCTCCAGCGAACCGACCGCCCGGTTGTACGCCGTCACCGCCCCGCCGAGCGAGGCGCCCAGCTTGCCGACGTGGTCGCCGAGAGTGGACAGTCGCCCGTACAGCTCGCGGGCCAGCGAGTGCACCGCGACCGCGTTGCGGGCCAGCACCTCCTGCCGCCACGAGTAGGCGACCGTGCGCAGCAGCGCCACCAGGGTGGCCGGCGTCGCCAGCACCACGTTGCGGGCGAACGCGTGCTCCAGCAGCGCCGGGTCCCGCTGCAGCGCCACGTCGAGGAAGGGGTCGGCCGGCACGAAGAGCACCACGAACTCCGGCGCCGAGTCGAAGGCCGCCCAGTAGGACTTGGCGGCCAGCGCGTCCACGTGCGCCCGCAGGTGCTTCGCGTGCGCGTCGAGGTGGCTGTCTCGACCGCGCTCGTCGCGCGCCTCCATCGCGGTCAGGTACGCGTCGAAGGGCGCCTTGGCGTCGACCACCACCGTGCGCCCGCCGTGCAGCCGGACCACCAGGTCGGGGCGTACCCCCTGGTGGTCGGTGGCGGCGGTGACCTGCTCGTTGAAGTCGCAGTGCTCCAGCATGCCGGCGGCCTCGACGATCCGGCGGAGCTGGTGCTCGCCCCACCGGCCGCGCACCTGCGGCGCGCGCAGCGCGGCCACCAGCTGCTTGGTCTCGGTGCGCAGCTCGCCGGAGACCGTGCTCATGGCCCGGACCTGCTCCCGCAGCTCGGCGTACGCGTCGACCCGGTCGCGCTCCAGCTCGGCCACCCGCTGCTCGTAGCGGCGCAGGGTGTCGTGCAGCGGAGCCACCGCCCGGGCCACCGCCTCCTGCGACTGGGCGGTCGCCTCGTAGCTCAGCGCCCGCATCGACTGCTCCAGCCGCCCCTCGCCCTCCCGGGTGGCCTGCAGCGTCGCCTCCAGCCGGGCGATCTCGGCCGCCGAGCGGGACCGGGCGGCGAGCCAGCCCAGTGCGCCGCCCGCGGCGAGACAGACGACCACCACGGCCAGCGTCGAGAAGCTCATCACCGCAGCTTGCCAAATGGGTGCGACGTGACCCGGGTGGGTACCGTCGAGTCATGGAAATTGCGCTCTGGCTCGTCCTGGTGCTGATGCTCGGAGGTGTGTACGTGTTCTGGCGGTGGGGGAGCAGGTCGCGGAAGGCCACCGAGCTGGCCGACGCCCGCGCGGAGGCGCAGCGCTGGTACGAGCGCCTCGGTGGGCAGCTGATGAACCTGCACGGCGACGCGCCGGCGGTGCGCCAGGCGCTGGCCGACGCCGGTGAGCGCTACAACGCGGCCGGCTCCCAGCTGGAGCAGGCCCGCACCCCGCACCAGTTCGCGCTGGCCCGGGAGACCGCGCTGGAGGGGCTGGCCTACATCCGGGCCGCCCGCACCGCGATGGGCATCGACCCCGGCCCCGAGCTGCCGCCGCTGGCCGCCGCCCGGGGCGCCGGCATGCTCACCAAGGAGCGCGAGGTCAACGTCCAGGGGCAGACCTACCGGGCCGGCCCGCAGCCGGGCGACCGGACGCCCTACTACTACCCCGGCGGCAACTGGCAGGGCCGACCGGTCCCGGCCGGCTGGTACTCGACCCCGTGGTGGAAGACCGCGCTCGGCGCCGGGGCCGGGGTCCTCGGCGGCATGCTGATCGCCGACGCGCTCTTCTCGCCCGCCTTCGCCGACCCGGGCTACGGCTACGAGGCCGGCTACCAGGAGGGCTTCCAGGACGGCGCCGACTACGGCGACAACAACGACGGCGGCGACTTCGGCGGGGACCAGGGCGCCGACTTCTCCGGCGGCGGTGACTACGGCGGCGGTGACTTCGGCGGCGACTTCGGTGGGGGCGATTTCGGCGGCGGGGACTTCGGCGGCGGCGGCGACTGGTGACGCCGGTCCGCGCCCGGCGCAGGCGTTAGGAGGGGCCCCTTGTTACGCGAAATGCGATGACAAGGGGCCCCTTCCTTACCGCTCAGCCGGTGTTGCGCATGCCGGCGGCGATGCCGTTGACGGTGGTGAGGAGCGCCCGCTCCAAAGCCGTACCGTCGCTGGGAGCGCGGCGGCCACCCGGCGCGGTCGCCACCGCCCGACCCGCGGCGCCGGACTCCCGGTACTGGCGCAGCAGCGCCACCTGGAGGTGGTGCAGCGGCTCCAGGTAGGTGTCCCGCACCGCCAGGGTGCGCTGGAGCACCGGCGAGTTCTCCAGTAGGGCGGGGGAGCCGGTGACCGCCAGCACCTCCTGCTTGGTCAGCTCGTACTCCTGCTGGATCTTGTCGAAGATCGGGTGCAGCTTCTTCGGGACCAGGGTCTCCACGTAGCGACGGGCGATGTTCAGGTCCGTCTTGGTCAGCATCATCTCGACGTTCGACAGGAACGTGCGGAAGAAGTGCCAGTTGCGGTGCATCTCGGCGAGCACGTCCTCCAGCCCGGCCGCCCGGGCGGCGGCCAGCCCGGAGCCCACCCCGAACCAGCCCGGCACGATCTGCCGGGTCTGCGTCCAGCCGAACACCCATGGAATGGCCCGCAGGCCGGCCAGCCCGGCCCCGGTGTTCGGCCGCTTCGCCGGCCGGGAGCCGATGTTCAGCGCGCCGAGCAGCTCGGTCGGGGTGGAGGCCCAGAAGTACGCGGGCAGGTCCGGATCCTCGACCAGCGACCGGTACGACCGGAACGCTGCCTCGGAGATCAGTTCCATCGTGGCGTTCCAGCGTTCCAGCATCTCGGCCGGCTGCCGGGGCGCGGTGTGCAGCAGCGTCGCCTGGAGCACCGCGGCCACGGTCAGCTCGAGGTTCTCCCGGGCCAGCGCGGGCAGGGTGTACTTGTCGGAGATGACCTCGCCCTGCTCGGTGACCTTGATCGCGCCGTCCAGGGTGCCGTACGGCTGGGCCAGGATCGCGTCGTGCGTGGGACCGCCGCCGCGCCCCACCGTGCCGCCCCGGCCGTGGAAGAGCCGCAGGTGCACGCCGTGCCGGGCGGCCACGTCGCGCAGCGCCCGCTGCGCCCG
Proteins encoded:
- a CDS encoding DNA recombination protein RmuC, yielding MSFSTLAVVVVCLAAGGALGWLAARSRSAAEIARLEATLQATREGEGRLEQSMRALSYEATAQSQEAVARAVAPLHDTLRRYEQRVAELERDRVDAYAELREQVRAMSTVSGELRTETKQLVAALRAPQVRGRWGEHQLRRIVEAAGMLEHCDFNEQVTAATDHQGVRPDLVVRLHGGRTVVVDAKAPFDAYLTAMEARDERGRDSHLDAHAKHLRAHVDALAAKSYWAAFDSAPEFVVLFVPADPFLDVALQRDPALLEHAFARNVVLATPATLVALLRTVAYSWRQEVLARNAVAVHSLARELYGRLSTLGDHVGKLGASLGGAVTAYNRAVGSLEARVLVSARKLAELGVSDQELVTPAQVELAPRQPQAPELTGDALSPALSEFRHDRPA
- a CDS encoding S8 family serine peptidase; the encoded protein is MSKPPSRSLRASAVLLTSALTATGAFWFATGGTATANAQPVSDAQRLKTTPADTLGSHDMELLAKAKAAGETNVTLIVATEKGQAHAVAASLKKLGGKVVKQFDEVGYVRVSVPTSAVVKAAKLPGIIAVDLNETLTIPDPRPQSAAGADATATVAGPGADTPAANAYMPTNETGAVAFKEAHPEWDGRGVTIGIMDTGIDLDHPALQKTTTGERKIVDWVTATDPIYDGDGSWRAMLTKVSGPTFSYANGTWTAPKGSWLVNRFSESTTDGGNPPEVAGDVNRDGDKTDVFGILYDPNSHDIRVDANQNRDFTDDPVMRPYGEKFQVGHFGKDNPDTGVREQMAFVVEYREDVDLSPYGGAYVGQKADFVNIGIVAGAHGSHVAGITAANDLLGNSNFDGAAPGAKLVSSRACAFNGGCTAAALTDGMVDLVVNRKVDVINMSIGGLPALNDANNARARLYDRLINDYGVQMFISAGNSGPGLNTVGDPSVATDVVSVAASVSKETWLANYGSEVSKANNLFNFSSRGPREDGGLKPSISAPGSAISSIPMWQAGSPAAEAGYSLPAGYGMFNGTSMAAPQATGAAALLLSAAKAKDVGITPAALRRAIHTSAKPIEGVPTYGQGYGMFDVPGAWKLLDQDVKTRDYTSVAPVCTELSGYLATADRGTGLYNRCGADKGGQKVGESKTYTVQLTRKSGPATAITHAITLRGNDGTFSAPAQVVLPLNKTVSVEVTAKPTSAGAHGAIMTIDDPATSVIDFEVSTVIVASSTVEKPDYAFSTEGSVQRNSFTSYFVNVPAGASALQVNLSGVAAGSQTRFIAFNPYGVPVESTSSLGCFTNFSNPATCKPEERDYQNPMPGVWEIEVESRRTSPLLDNPFQLTARVQGVKVEPAVVELPSVTAGQATPVTWTVTNEFGPVTVSGKGGPLGSAAVKRPTIANHEVLTYEVTVPEGATRLDVAIGKTSDLGADLDLYVRRGTTEVGRSADGDSEEAVSLANPAAGVYTIEIDGYSVPAGTTEFDYRDVFYSASLGSVSAPSTTLTLANGGTGTITGSVTADAAPAAGRQLFGELLVVTDEGATVGRGNVSVGAVN